The following nucleotide sequence is from Pangasianodon hypophthalmus isolate fPanHyp1 chromosome 8, fPanHyp1.pri, whole genome shotgun sequence.
TCGTGAACGAAATGAAGGAACTGGGTGAACGAACGAGGGTCTGCTGATTCACTGATGTCGGCTCGGCTGATATATGCATGTCGTTCACCGCCATTCAACAAGAAGAGAAAGATGGCGGAACAGTGCATTTGAAAAGTGTGTAGCACTAAGACAAGGCttatgtgttgttgttgtgttgttcaTAGTATAATCAGCTATAcacaaatctgtaaaaatgactGATAGCTATTTTTTactgtcagactgctgctgccaccatccatatatccatatatatattcttacttcactttttttaatcccttcatatttttttatgtatatatttttcttatatttactatttttctttatatttttctttgtatttttttatgtatatatttttctttatatttaatatttttctatattttcttatttttacgttggaacagttgtataaagcgtttcactgcaagtcgtactgtgtatggttatacatgtgaaaaataaaatttgaatttgaattttttaattttttaaaattattgtagCACTGAAAATGACTTCATACAcctgtgtaaattttttttttttcaaattacatTCGTATCCTCATTCGTGACCACTCTCTCAAAACCAGCCTGTACTGACTGAAATGTCTTTCTTGAGAATAAATTCACCAGaccttctcttttttaaaatggatgtattgaatgaatgaaacaatgacTTACTCATAATATCTAAAAAGACACTCACTGGCGCCACCTGCTGCTGTAATGACGTAACTTACGGAAAGGGTCACTGGACCAATCAGTGAACGAATCTGAACGAATGTTGTTGGTGAACTGAATCAAAAGTTTCGAGTCACTGTGACGAATCGAAATTACCACCAATACCTTTATTATACATGACTTtaagcacgcgcacacacagcgTTAATCCAACAACTGGTGCCCTTCTCTAATCTGTCCGGTCGGCAACACACAGAACCGGAACTAAAATTACAAGTTATCAGGCATTACACCACactcaaggaaaaaaaaaaaccaaagacaGTAACTATAAAACTGCCCTGCAGCTTGTACGTGGTTTTGTCtactctgctctgctctgttctggatatatatatatatttttttttttgccaacatTTACGTACGTGGACTTGCCAGGTTAAGCAATACCTCAGTATCAAAGTTCAATAAACCACAGACTCATTTagtcaaacaaaacaacacGGTCTACATTCAGCCACTAATGCTGCTGCTAGCAGATAAGTAAAGCTTAGAGCATCCAGTTTAGCTCTGGTAAGTAATCTTTAATAGATTTGATTGTTATTTTCTGGTGTTTTATGATACATTGTGATCTATTAAAGTATAATAAAAGTATgtcacagagctaaaaacagcCTTAGCTCCATCTTAAAGCTGGAATTACTTTCACTCAGACTTAGTTTGAAGATAAAGTTGTACATTAGTGATTCAGACCGTAAGATTATCTACTATTTTATGGAactatttatttactaatgGGATTAGTGAGCCAAATACTGTATTAAGACTTCCTTGTTTGTTAGAGAGATGAGCCTTGTAGCTCTGgagcaaaattaataaataattaggcAGACTGTGGACCTGATGTTGACCTGAGCAAAGTGTTTCAGCAGACCAAATCAGAAAAATACTGTTAAAAACTGGCTGTAGCTCAACAACTCTAGCTTTAAAAACATGAACCAGCTTggtttctgtagcagatcctctgttgtttATCCagtcatatttatgtaaattatttagctgaaggcagctcatcagaccagagactagctacagggttAGACGCATTATGtgagtcattttattttccctctctggtctgattagcagACTGAAGACTGATGGCTTGTTGAAAGAAAGTCGACGACAAAAACAGAATGGGCAAAGAAGTATGTGTTTCCAGGCATACGGCTCTAGTCAAAAGTCGTAACATGAAGCACCACTACAAGACAAAacatatccacttcaaatttccttatttataacattaatggttaagcattaaaagataGGACAGAGCTTTTACCTACAAAGCCCTCTAGCTATGGAACAGCCTTAGGATCTCAGATGCACATTCAGCCTTTACGTTTAGGTTGGAAACCTCTTTGGTTAGTCAGGCATTTTGTTAAATAGCTTTACTCTTTCGTAAAGGTGGGATTCATGGGCAGAGAGTGTTTTGGTAAATTGGGATGTTTGGAAGCTGTTCTCATGCTACCACTCATGTTTGTTGATGCTGGAGTTCGAGTATGAATCTGTCAAATATGAGTTACTGATCTTCACctttatttcttcattcttGTTGTCTCTTTTTTCTGGATCTCTGTCTTCCACTCTATCAGCCTCTTCCTCTATCCTAGTCTCTTAGTTCCTCACTtctcctgtcctctctctcAGAATGGAGTGCTGCCTGCTGACAGTCTGTGCCGTTTCTGCAGCTCTCCTTTTTGTCCTCTTTTATTGGCTCGTGCCAGCTGTGCAGCGTAATGCCATATGGGTATTAATATGGCATGTCTTCATCACCGAGCGACTGCGTGACACATTCACCCGCTCCACACGCCCTCAGGTGACAtgctttgtttttcatttttgaccttCATGCAGACATGATATTTAAGGGACTCTTTTTCACTCAAGGGACATTGTCACGATGCAGGTACGGATACAAGTGAGGGTATTCAATGCTTTATTAGAAatgccaaacaaacaaacaaaacatcatCCAGAGGCAATGTTGAAATTAAGGCAAGGGTCAGGTAATGAACAAACAGCCTGAACTAGGGCAGGCAAGAGCAAGACCAGAAAACCAGAAACAAGATCAAAACAAGAAAGACAATCAGTAAACAACAGCTTGGTGTAGACTGGTACAGAAACACAGAGTGTATACTTCGCAGTGAGTGAGTGGGATGAGAGTCGTTAAGTACTGTGAGTGTGGCTGTGATGTTGAGTCCAGGTGTGAGTGATCAGTAATCTAGTGAATGTGATTGTGAGAGAGTCTGTGGTGGTTGGCTGTTGTGCTCCTTGGTGggcatgtttgtaggccgcacTGTCTAGAGCTCCCTGTTACCAATGTCATAGTTCCTCTTGGCAGGGGACAGCTTCTTAGAAAAGAAGGTCACTTAGTGGACCTTGGGCTTTTCTCCATACCGCTGTGAGAGAACGGCCTGACACACGTTTCTGAGGCTTATACCTCCACTGTAAGGGTTTGGAGGGGTCTGGGTGTTTTACTATGGGTGCTGGGGTGAAAGCTTCCTTGGGTCACTAGAACACTTGGTCTGCTGAGGGTTTCCACTGCAACCTTTTGGTTCCCTTTTTTAGTAGGGCAGTTAGTGGAGATGGTATGATGCTGAAGCCCTGGATGAAGCATTGATAGAAGTTGGCGAAGCCCAAAAAACACTGCAACTCCTTTACTGTGGTGGGCACTGGCCAGTTTGTGACCGCTGCGACCTTATCCTGGTCCATGAGCACCCCCTCTGGCCCTATGATGTATCCCAGGAAAGCCACTTTGTGCACATGGAACTCACACTTTTCTCCTTTTACATAGAGTTGATGTTCTAGGAGTTGAGACAGTACCTTCTTGATGAACTTTCCCAACATCTCCTGTAAGACGTCATTAATAAGGCACTGAAAGACTGCTGCCAGTGAAGATAGCCCAAATGGCATTACACAGTGCTCAATgtggccagaggtggtgctgAAGTCTGTCTTCCACTCTTCTCCTTCATGGATACGCACAAGGTTTTAGGTGCTTCACAGATTGAGTTTGATGAATATTTTCTCTCTAGTAGTGGTTCCAGAGTTGCCGGGACCAGAGGCAGGGGATAACGATACTTGATGGTAACTTGATTGGGCCCGCGATAGGAGACACTTGGCATGGCAGTGTGCTGACCAGCACATGATCTCTTGCACCTTCCAGGAGATCTGGCGGTTGTGGGTCTACATTCATGGGAAACTCAGCCCTACCGGGAACTTGGTCGTGACAGTGACAAGGAGAGAGATGCGCTCTTGTTGCATGGCGCCAAGGGTGATAGGTTCTGTACAGTGGGTGAATGAACCCCATCCAGTGGACGTAAGGGCAGCTGGAACTTTTTTGCGAGGGTTCGGTTGATGAAGTTCCCAACCGCGCCATAGTCGATCAGAACTGGAATGGTAGAGACAtttcctgagtgtgtgatcTGAACTGGCAGAACAAAATTGGGGTGAGAAAGGAAACGGACTGGACTCACTGTGGTGGAGCGAGATGGGGAGGGTGCTCACCTGTGGAACCTTGAAGGAGGGCTGCGAGGAGCACTGCACAACCTGTCGTTGAGGACTGCCGCAGTAGCAGCATAATTTCTACTTATGGGGGCCTTTGGCATTCCACAATGCTTTATCTGGGTGAGTTGCATGGGTTCAATGGCCTGGATTTCCGGGACTGGGGTGACGGTTACCTTCGCAACTCTTCTGTTCTTGATCAGGGTGTCTCGGCGAATGCACATGTCAATGAAGGAGTCGAGCTTAACCTGGTCATCGTGGCGTGGCAGTTCAGTGAGTAATTCCTCGTTGAGCCCTTGACAATAGGCGACCTTGAGTACTGGCTCATTCCAGCCTCTACTTGCTGCTAACGTGAAAACCGATATATTCAGCAGCACTCTGGGTGCCTTGTTTCAGGGTGAGGAGTCGCTCTCCAGTCTCCTTGCCCTCAGGAGAATGGTTGAACACTGTTTGGAAAAGCTGTAGGAATCCTACACAGGAGATGGTGTGCTCTCCTCCTTACCCATGCTAGCGCCTTGTCGGTGAGCAGATCGATGAACTGGGTGATTTTGGTACGGTCCGGGACCCCTTCTTGACCAACGAAGTAGAGTGAACATTGGAGCATGAAACCATTGCAGCCAGCAGGGTCGCCAGCATACTTCTCGGGACAGGCAATGAAGGAGGACCCTGACAGAGAGGCAGCTGGCGGTGGGGTTTGCATAGCTGGAGCTGTGGCTCGGAGCTGTGCTAGCTGTTCCTTGAACATGTTTATCTGCCACTGCTGCTGTCCGATGAAGCGGCCCTGTGCCGTGAGCATTCCATTCAGTTTAAGAGTTTAATAGCACTACCCCAATAGCTTTAGCCATGCAGGAGTTTAAATCTGACCTTGTACCTTTCTGAATTCTTTATTGTGTAATTGCAGCGCATGCTGAAGGCAGTGCAGAAGAACGCCACTAAAGGAAATCCTGAGAGTGTCATCTCCGCCATTGACTACTTCTGCAAGCACTCAGAATGGGCCATGAATGTGGGTGATGAGAAAGGTGAACACATCTACCCTTCCCTCTATTGTACCTCTGTACCTCCCctattcctctctctttctcatcatTAACTCAGCTATTGTTTCCCTCCTGTTGGTTTCATGTCTCTCCTCCCCATCCATCCCTCACTCTGTTTCCTACTCTTGAGTGAAAGTCCTTGGGGCTCATAAACGTGGTGTGATGGCATTCGCCTGCCTGCTGGGTCCATGATTTCTCCACAtggctacaaacacacacacacacagagagttgTAAACTGTACTTTTGTTATTTGTCTGATGCAATGAAATTCAGTTGTGAGAGATATGAGCACATGACAATAACGCAGCAGTCACTCctattccttccttccctccctccctttctttccttccttccttccctacTCCGTACCCGTAGGGCCCAGCAGGAATGAGCTACAAGCTCATACAATCAATAAGGACCCATTTAGGATTCAGCTGATTAATAATCAATGGTGCAGACCTGACTGGCGGTTAAATGATGCAGAAAGACCATTAATGATGTTTCGATTGTGCCATTCACCACTCAACTGCATCTGTTAATGATCTTTCAGTGTagctgtcactgtgtgtgtgtgtgtgtgtgtgtgtgtgtgttcaggctcCATTTTGGATTCAGTGGTGACTGAGGTGAACCCCAGCACGGTTCTGGAGCTGGGTACGTACTGTGGGTATTCCACAGTGAGGATCGCCCGTCTGCTGTCCCCCGGCACCAAATTCATCACGCTGGAGTTTAACCCGGCTAATGTCACCGTCGCCAGGCAGATCATTGCCCATGCTGGCCTACaagacaaggtgtgtgtgtgtgagtgtgtgagagagagagagactgctaatcaatgtgaaattctCTTTTTGCTTTTGAATGCTTAACTCACagatgatgttgattaattttgagtaacagcagctctgacagtagttccagatgcaaggcaaatcacaggtttacattaatgcacttgttctgttattgtttgtatagtaacagttcattcacagggacatgtatggcagacatactacataaacaaataaagaaacgggtgtaatcactgataaagtaaagttttctgtaaggagatgtttatttagcatttttggaaggagtctccagtgtcagtgatttgtagCAGTCAGAAGTAAAACTGTTTTCGACACTGGATAGTCTTTTGGATGGAGGACTTTTTGCAGTTCGtggtttctttttgttttattagcttaaaaagaaagaaaaaataaaggttAAGGAGGGAAGACAGTTGATAGCGgttataagtaataacaggaactaacttgttttgtggtggttccacaacattcagtAACATAACGATAATTGGAAagaaagtatgacatgttctttaattaatattaaaaatgtcagtgtCGGCAaaatttctgtggaaaaaaaaaaaacacctcaatgCCAGTTATAGGGaattaatcaactttggggtggtaagaATAAATCTGTAAGCACACCGTTACCTATGAtggtttaatattattattaatattattattttcctactaaaaattattattccttacataaagcACAGTTGTATTATGGATTAGGAATTCATTAGGAATCTGGCATGTTTTATGGTCTTGTAAAATTGTtttgtaaaaaacaaaattgagaTTTGGGATTGAAGTGTCACATGGAACTGCATTGTAGATGGTCTTAGCCATCTAAAGAAGGGATGTTTGTTGGATATTTATTTCCGCTTGCTTTTTCCAGGTGACTGTAGTAGAGGGCTCTTCGGGTGATTTGATCCCCCAAATGAAGGAGCGTTTCGGCATCACAACGTTTGATTTCATCTTTCTTGACCACTGGAAGGACCGATACCTCCCTGACATTAAGCTGTTTGAGGTAAAAGACATATTAAACATACACCATGGTCACCCAGAAGCTCTAGACCGTCCACATTTTACTCTAATCCAGATCCTGATTGCAATCACACATGATAATCAGCATTATTCCAATGACCAGCATGTCcagaagtcttttattcctcttacagcacaacaatttgccaatactggcatttttttatttaaagaacaacacatcatactctTTATCTGTTTACTGTCACATTTAATATTGGTGAATGTAACAAGTTAGGCCCTGTTAtaacttgcattatagcagctataaacattcttTCCCTCACCATCGGATTTATTGGTGTTCTggtctttttcctctctccaaaATTCACAGCCTGTTGTATTATTAAGAAACTCCACAgtcctgaagaatttccagtgttggaaaacctaaagttgcagctttacctctgactattacaaagcactgacactggagactccttacaaaaatgctaatTGAACATCTCATAGAAATTTTCAAAATCTGTTCCTGTGTtagcagttactatagaaataagagtgttaatataaacctgtgatttgccttgcagctagaactactgtcagggctgctgaTATCAAGGAATGGATTTATTGGTGTTatggtcagaaaaaaaaacctgtgtaatGCAGGACTGGACTTTGTAATGCAGAACTTAGCAATACTGCAGTACTGAAAAGTTTTTTGCATCTTTATAGGAGTGCGGTTTGCTCAGGAAGGGCTCTGTGCTGCTGGCAGACAATGTGATTTGTCCCGGAGCGCCGGAATACCTGGAGTATGTGAGGAATAGCCCTCGCTATGAGAACAGATACTATCCCGCCCACCTGGAGTACACCAAAGTGGAGGATGGACTGGAAAAGTCAGTCTTCTTGggataaaaaaataagttgtttccaacaacaacaacaacaacaacaactacagcAGCAACACTGATCTGCAATCAATTACCATCCTGGTGTAGGGAATATAAATATGAACCAGTTTAAATCAGTGTACTGGTCTCAGTATTAACTAAAAATACAACTGCATTGATTTATAGGTGTGTGTTTAGGGAAAAGTCAGGCGAATGATTTCGTGAGTGTCTTAGTCATGTTATTATCATAcagcctccttttttttttttatcattagtatcatattatttagaaatgttattaaatggcACTGTGTGAGGTTAACACAAGATTAACACCCTTCCCTACAATTAAAATCAAAACCTCAATCTCAGTGTATTGCATCCAAACTTTCCTACactcagctccagaattattggcacccttgttAAAAATGGGTAAAATGTTATGCCGAACAATATATCTGTTTGTGATAAGGTCTCACCTTCATATGTTAAATTTGTACCTAATCACTactactgctgtaatcataaacactgtcatGTGCTTATCCTGGGATACAGGATACTCACCGAACATGCTTTCAAGACACTTagcactgtttgactttataataCACAGCTGTAGACgagtaataattatattatccGGTGTCAGccagaagaggacgggttcctttttgagtctggttcctctccaggtttcttcctcatgtcatctcaaaGCTTTTTGCTGCTGGCGCCTCATTAGGggtctaaatctacatccagatttctgtagcTAATGTGTGACATTGtgtattgaaaatgtatttttgtctcTACAGTTATGAGTGTCAGCTTTCTAATGATTGTAAGCTGtctaaagacaataaaaatatgaatatccATCTGCTCTGAATATTAGAAAGTTATTAGAAATTGCAGTTGTGCAATtacacgtaaaaaaaaaaaggcacctgTAGTTATTTTTCAGGTTATTTTTTAAAGACCAGActacataataatataacatgAGCAACTTGggttaattacacacacacacacacacacacacactaatatatatacatacatacatatatatatatatatatatatatatatatatatatatatatatatatatatatatatacatatatacacatacacacacacttctacctGCAAGTATGTTTCCAAAGTTATTTTAGGAAGTTTATACCATTTCTCTGTTGGCTAAAAGCTCAATCTGAAACATGAAGACTGAAGCTagtgatcatttttatttctccaaATTACTAATCATAGAAGTGCATTTGCACATAAACATGACATACAGTGTAATCTGGTAAAACTGCATTTCCTTCATAATTCTACCAATTACTTTAGTCCTTATAAACAAATGGAGAATGTTTATCATGAAGCGAAATGACAATATGTTCATATATCAATGATGTATTGAGAAAAGATGCTGCttccattaaaaatataacattatacaTTAGAAAACACGGTTATTCAGAGTTCAGTGAGTGAAAAAATCTAAACTGAAACACAACAATCACAAAATTGCCAGTTTGAGGCAGACAGTAAAGTCTCATTTCTTTAGTACAAACATACGTACGCTCTGTCTGATCTCAGAGTCTGTGTACAGTTATGACTTTAATCAGACAAACACGTACGTGAAAACACGTGCCTCAGTCGTGTGAAGTCCCTCTGCTGAAGATCTTAGCCAGCAGGGACACATTGGACTGCGCTTTCTCCTGGATGGCTTTGCTCTTCTCCTGAGCTTTCAGGAGGTTCTTCTTGGACAGGCCGCTCTTCTTCATGCGCTCCAGCCTCATTTCCTCCTCTGTGCGCCGCTGTGTGAAGTCCCAGCCCTTCTCCTCCACCACCTCGCCTTTCTTCGCCCTCTTCTTCCTCAGCCTGTCCAGGGTCTGGCTCTTCTCCACACTGGCCAGGTAGAAGTTGGTCTCGCGCTTGGCCTGCGAGATCTCCGTCCTCATGCGCTGCTGGTACACCGTCTGCTCGTACGCCAGCCGCTCGCTCAGGTGGCACCACTGGAACCTGTGCAGGTACTGCGGCGAGACGGAGAAATGGGTGAGAAATGGGTGAAAAAATCAAAAACCCTCACCGTACATTCAAAAATACTAATCTAGATCATCCAGAAGAGATCAAAACAGACTTTCCAGTaggttttaaaattcaaacacttaaTATATTAGTACTCATTAacggtctagaatagtacataagtatgcaatttgagacacaatgtAAGTTTGTGTTTGTAACTGAATAAACAGTATCATATGGTGCTATACAGCCTCCACTGCAACACACGGACACGTCGCCTTGATTTCTGAGGATGTGCATAAGCGACGAGCCAAATGAACACATGATAAGCACGGCGGCCATCTTGCGTACAAGTAGCTAACAGCAAGTATAAATCAActtttacattacagcagctataaacagtcgttccctcaccagcctcttttttttctctctcttgaagttaatacgacaaaaaacacaacttgtcatgttactgagaaaccacaaagcccactgtcctgaagatgtcagaaaacccactgactgttacaaagtcctGCCGTATATTCTAAAATATACatccccttacagaaaacttcagcatatcagCAAGaatccattttctttcttaaacactttttactgtgtttattattagactcaGATCATGTTGAGCGTCTGCCgcacaagtccttgtgaattaactgtttattcatttacttatttttaaacGATAAGGTAATTAAAACAAGAACATTAATacgaacctgtgatttgcttgacctactgctatagaaaattaatcaacacgttctgaccaatcagaattgcgaattcaacagtgttgtgataTAAGCAAAAAATATTCCTGCATGAAGATGAAGCTTGTTGTAGTGCTAATATTTGCAGCAATGCTTCTagttatatttcttatatttatattagtaatagtatatatataaatagtaatATTTCTAATTATCCATGCATTTTCAGTCTTAATAATTTCAGTCTTAATATATATCGCACCTCACATTGTCATCATAACAGTTTTATCACAGGTTTTGTTCATATCATACAGCATTTCATGTTTCGGATTAAACGAAGCACTGAAGAGTGAAtatgtgtgttgtgatgtgacGTACTTTGATGCACCACAGGTCACTGCTGAGGTGGCTCCTCTTGCGGTTGGTCATGGGTGTGCTGTGCAGAGACGCTGCCACTCTCTTAGCCACGCGCTTGTCTCTGAACTCCACCCAGCCTTCCACGTACCTCGAGCCGTTACTGCCCgctttcctcttctttctcttaaTAGAGCGATCTAGGATGAGAAACTGTCTAAATTAGTGTCCGAATATTTCTCGATTTGATCGGTACAGgcatatttacattcacatatttacataaatttaaaaaaagactaatgcTGGTCCAGAGATGAGTGGTTTAGGACTCATGACCTTTATGagtacataaaaatacaaatgccaGTGAAGGCATTTATAAGAAGCTTTCTTCTAGTTTAGCATTACAGCACCATTCTAGTCAGCTGTTTCTCTATCACTTATGCCTTTACTTATgactactgtacatttttatacacacactaccacaACTCATCACACAGTGCCAACCTGCCAACCTGTAATATATTTCATACAGTTAATCTGTACAGGAATCTTAGTCTGTAAATAACCTTTATAAGTATATTTTTATTCCCTCTTATTTGTGGCATATTGTGAGtttattgtgcatttttaaagtCTTGTGAACTGTTAGGACTTAGTTTTCCCTGTTGCTCTTGTTTTGTGGCTGTTATAACACCAGATTTCCCCCTGGGGATCAATAACGTATTCTCTAACTCTATCTCTATTGATCATTACCTTCAGACTGAAGGAAAACCCGTCCGATTTCTCCGTACAGCGCCAGCATGTTGCGCACATGTTTGGGCCTTATTCTTGGTGGAATGTGGCCCAGGTACACTATACCCGGGACACACTTCTTGCCCTTTGTTTTCTTGCCTTCACTgacatcctcttcctcctcctcctcatcatcatcatcacccttCTCCTGGTTAGCGTCTTCTACTTCAGTTTGTTCAAGTccatcctcctcttcttcctcggACGTGTTCAGCTCCTCATCGTCAGCTGCCCTGTTTGTGTCTTGCTCCATTTCAACATCTGCTTTGCTTGCCATGACACAGCCTGTTAGTTTAAGAAAGATCATTTGTACTCATAAAAAATTACTTTATAAAATCAAGGTTGCAtcatatatacaaaatatattgcAATCATACTGTAATATCTTGTGAAAGAGAAACATACATTTTGGAACATTGAACATTCATGAAGTGTCTAGgattgtgagaaaaaaaaatccactctgaATGACTGTCAACATTTATAACCAATATGTGATCTTCACTtgtgcaaaagatttatttcttGAGTTTTCGGTTTAAACTCAGTTCATTTGTCaatttggttaacagtttcctatatcacccacaatgccgttccaCTACCT
It contains:
- the comta gene encoding catechol O-methyltransferase A isoform X1, with the protein product MECCLLTVCAVSAALLFVLFYWLVPAVQRNAIWVLIWHVFITERLRDTFTRSTRPQRMLKAVQKNATKGNPESVISAIDYFCKHSEWAMNVGDEKGSILDSVVTEVNPSTVLELGTYCGYSTVRIARLLSPGTKFITLEFNPANVTVARQIIAHAGLQDKVTVVEGSSGDLIPQMKERFGITTFDFIFLDHWKDRYLPDIKLFEECGLLRKGSVLLADNVICPGAPEYLEYVRNSPRYENRYYPAHLEYTKVEDGLEKSVFLG
- the comta gene encoding catechol O-methyltransferase A isoform X3: MECCLLTVGAISAALLFVLFYWLVPAVQRNAMWALIWHDFITERLHDTFTRSTRPQRMLKAVQKNATKGNPESVISAIDYFCKHSEWAMNVGDEKGSILDSVVTEVNPSTVLELGTYCGYSTVRIARLLSPGTKFITLEFNPANVTVARQIIAHAGLQDKVTVVEGSSGDLIPQMKERFGITTFDFIFLDHWKDRYLPDIKLFEECGLLRKGSVLLADNVICPGAPEYLEYVRNSPRYENRYYPAHLEYTKVEDGLEKSVFLG
- the abt1 gene encoding activator of basal transcription 1, whose product is MASKADVEMEQDTNRAADDEELNTSEEEEEDGLEQTEVEDANQEKGDDDDEEEEEEDVSEGKKTKGKKCVPGIVYLGHIPPRIRPKHVRNMLALYGEIGRVFLQSEDRSIKRKKRKAGSNGSRYVEGWVEFRDKRVAKRVAASLHSTPMTNRKRSHLSSDLWCIKYLHRFQWCHLSERLAYEQTVYQQRMRTEISQAKRETNFYLASVEKSQTLDRLRKKRAKKGEVVEEKGWDFTQRRTEEEMRLERMKKSGLSKKNLLKAQEKSKAIQEKAQSNVSLLAKIFSRGTSHD